Sequence from the Symbiopectobacterium purcellii genome:
TCCACGTGCAGTTTCTGCTGAGCTTGATCCAGCAATGACGAAGGATCACGCCCCAATGCCAACATTGCGCTAGTGGCAGCGCTGATAAAATGCCGTTCTAAAGCATCCAGCGTTTCTGTTGTACGGGAGGATGTCACGACGTCACGGTGACGTTCAACATTCGAACACGTTGCTGGCAGCATACATTTAATAAACCGTACCAGTGCGCCTATAAACGTTTTTTTCTTACCCGCTGCGATGGGAAATGTCGGCTTATCATTGATTTGCCCTGCTGATTTTAGGTGATTCGCCCATAGCTTTCTGTTATCGGAGATTACCGGCCTCTCCGTTTTTGCAGTACTATTCAGATGATTATTAGCATGATATTCTGGCTGTTTGCTGCAAAAAAAAATTTTAACACTCATAAAATAACTCCTCCGCTCAGTGAGCGATAACGTTACTGACCCTCATTGCGATTAACTACTATTAAACGCCCAATTCAACGGTGATAGCGATCACATACCGATGGGGATGATAATGCCTATATTGCGAGGGGGATACTTGCTGACAAACCACGAACTGCTTCATCCATGAATGGTGATTCCTTGGTAAAGAGAGCGATGTAAGGCATCAAGGAAAGCAGAGTGCCGCTGCAATCCTCACATCACTCAACCAGCGTTTGCGCTTTATAGATACTGCGGTAATGCTTCAACCGAGCTTCAAAATAGGCTCTTTTTTCCGGTGGGATTTTCTGAGCGATTGTATCTGCGCATATTTCGCGCTTCTGGCTTTCCATAAAGGCGACTGTCGATGCAGCAAAATCTGCATACTTGTCACTGTATTCGAGAATCATCTTTTCAAAATTAATCATAACAACAGATCCTCCCTTGTGGTCAGCACCATGCTGTATTAAAAATATACAACACCCTGTGCAAAACACGTTGTAAGCAAGACAGAAAAACATTGCAGCAGATCACAAAGTGAGCAGTCAATTTTCCTATCACGTGATATGCAGGTAACGCTGGATGCCACGTTCCTAAATGCCGTATAGTTTGTCTTTGCTGACAGGTATAGAGGACATACGTGGTGTTGCGGCATTCAGTCACATCCTCCAGGATTCGCGCGATCGGTTACGATCCCGATAAACGCATATTAGAAATCGCCTTTCATAACGGTGAGATTTATCAATACCAAGATGTTCCGGAAAGAATTTATAAAAAATACATTTCCGAAGCAGTGGTTTCGAAAGGCCGTTTTTTCGATGGGGTGATAAAAGGAAAATTTTTATGCCGCCGACTGGCCTAATCGGGCCATAGGCGTTTTTTAAGTGACAGGCAGGCTGGGTAACAAAATGGCAAACGGGAGCTTAGCTCCCGTTTGTTGGTTAACGCTGTTGCTCACCAAGCAAAAGCCTGGTGAACGAACAATTACGGCTGCTTACCGATGTAAGCCAGGATGCCGCCGTCAACGTACAGAATGTGGCCATTCACGAAATCAGACGCGTTGGACGCCAGGAATACAGCAGGCCCCTTCAGATCGTCGGTCGTGCCCCAGCGAGCAGCTGGCGTTTTTGCGATGATGAACTGGTCAAACGGATGACGAGAGCCATCAGCCTGAATTTCACGCAGCGGTGCAGTTTGCGGGGTAGCGATGTAGCCAGGGCCAATGCCGTTACATTGAATGTTGGCTTCACCAAATTCAGAACAGATATTTTTGGTCAGCATTTTCAGGCCGCCTTTTGCCGCAGCATATCCAGCGACAGTTTCGCGACCCAATTCGCTCATCATAGAACAGATGTTGATGATTTTGCCGTGACCTTTTTTGATCATCGACGGTAAAACAGCCTTGGAAACAATGAAAGGCGCGTTCAAGTCAACATCAATCACTTTACGGAAATCAGACACTTCCATTTCAAGCATCGGAGTGCGTTGAATGATACCGGCATTGTTGACCAGAATATCAATCACACAGACTTCTTCTTCGATTTTCTTAACCGTTGCGTTTACCGCCGCTTCATCAGTTACGTCAAAGACATAACCGTGCGCTTTCAGACCAGCGTCTTTGTAAGCAGCCAGGCCTTTTTCGATCGCATCTTGTTTGATATCGTTAAAAACGATTGTCGCCCCAGCTTCGCCCAATGCACTGGCAATGGCAAAACCAATACCGTAAGAGGCCCCTGTGACCAGAGCCACTTTACCTTCAAGAGAAAACTGCTGCTGATAATTACTCATTTAACCATTCCCATATCGATTTAGCGAAGAGATTAAGAGCGATATGATTCACATCATCGCATCTCTGTAATCGCCCCTTCATACTTCCGTCATCTGATACCGATCAACCAGAAGCGCGGCGCTTACTGTGAGGCTACTGCGTTAGAACAACGTAATCATATCCAGTCCTAGAGTCATAAAATACCACACGCCCCAAAAAAAAGAAACATTGTTTCATTTTAGAAGCAACGATATTTTGTGAAAAAGCTATGGAGATCAAATTTTATAGCGCGTTGTGCCACACGACTGCCCACCATCGCCCGATTACGCTACCTGACCTTGTAGGGCACAACATCAATAAAATCAGAACGCCATCGAAGAGATTCGTAAAGAACATGCAAATTGGCAAATTGATGAATGAAATCGCTGGATAAGCAGAATACTTTACCTCTATCATAGAGCGAGTATGAATGAGGAGTGCGCCGTTTCCTGAATCCTTCAGGTCAGGCAGCTTGCTGGAGTGAGGACATCCCCCCAGGTATCAGGGTTTTCGTCCCAGTGTGCCGCTTACAGAAAGTCTGTTTCTTTATGCGATACATCCCCCTTTTTTTATGTAGTGCGTATAGGAAAATCATGAGTTCGAGCGTTCGTTTTTGTCCTGCCTTTTTTCACTCCCGCTACTGGCTAACCTGGTTTGGTGT
This genomic interval carries:
- a CDS encoding gluconate 5-dehydrogenase, which codes for MSNYQQQFSLEGKVALVTGASYGIGFAIASALGEAGATIVFNDIKQDAIEKGLAAYKDAGLKAHGYVFDVTDEAAVNATVKKIEEEVCVIDILVNNAGIIQRTPMLEMEVSDFRKVIDVDLNAPFIVSKAVLPSMIKKGHGKIINICSMMSELGRETVAGYAAAKGGLKMLTKNICSEFGEANIQCNGIGPGYIATPQTAPLREIQADGSRHPFDQFIIAKTPAARWGTTDDLKGPAVFLASNASDFVNGHILYVDGGILAYIGKQP
- a CDS encoding DNA polymerase III subunit theta: MINFEKMILEYSDKYADFAASTVAFMESQKREICADTIAQKIPPEKRAYFEARLKHYRSIYKAQTLVE
- a CDS encoding KTSC domain-containing protein, whose protein sequence is MLRHSVTSSRIRAIGYDPDKRILEIAFHNGEIYQYQDVPERIYKKYISEAVVSKGRFFDGVIKGKFLCRRLA